A window of Metabacillus sp. B2-18 contains these coding sequences:
- the nagZ gene encoding beta-N-acetylhexosaminidase: MRRSRKRKLYKLQLVVAISTLIAICTGFLVFAILDQTNSSAGPKSEAVEQPKVSNEKTEDSSNEVKTEPKEEPVTDEKGQESKEKVAQTLSSENSIEQKVDAILSEMTLQEKIGQMMVVGFNSTSIDDHITKMIKEYHVGGVILFDRNMENQEQVASLNGDLQQLSKDANGLPLILSIDQEGGQIVRMRDQVSPIPSQQELGQKNDPKEVYTTAQRTGKELLSMGFTVNFAPVLDLSATDSRSFGKDPKKVDSLGRQVVAGMMDSGITTTLKHFPGNGRSDVDPHVETSSVEADKLDLENSDIYPFKQMIKDVDNDQFFVMVTHIKYPAYDKENPASISKVIMTDLLKKQLGFKGLVVTDDLEMGAVNKYFTYEDLGAQAIAAGADLLLVCHTLENQKAVFNGILKAVESKEISEERIDDAVRKILTHKLSRQ, encoded by the coding sequence ATGAGACGAAGTAGAAAAAGAAAGCTTTACAAGCTTCAGCTAGTTGTAGCAATATCTACACTAATTGCTATTTGTACAGGGTTTCTTGTGTTCGCCATTTTAGACCAAACAAACTCGAGTGCTGGACCAAAAAGTGAAGCAGTAGAACAGCCTAAGGTCTCAAATGAGAAAACGGAAGACAGCAGTAATGAGGTAAAAACAGAACCTAAAGAAGAACCGGTGACTGACGAGAAGGGTCAGGAATCAAAGGAAAAAGTTGCTCAAACGTTGAGTTCGGAAAACAGCATTGAGCAAAAAGTTGATGCCATCTTGTCTGAAATGACACTTCAAGAGAAAATCGGACAAATGATGGTGGTTGGCTTTAACAGCACATCGATTGACGATCATATTACAAAAATGATTAAAGAATACCATGTTGGTGGTGTGATTCTTTTTGACCGCAACATGGAAAATCAAGAACAAGTGGCGTCATTAAATGGAGATTTACAGCAACTTTCAAAAGATGCAAATGGACTTCCTCTTATTCTTAGTATTGACCAAGAAGGTGGCCAAATTGTCCGAATGCGTGATCAAGTGTCACCGATTCCTTCGCAGCAGGAACTTGGTCAAAAAAATGATCCAAAGGAAGTTTATACAACTGCACAAAGAACAGGTAAAGAGCTGTTATCAATGGGCTTTACCGTTAACTTTGCACCCGTTTTAGATTTATCAGCAACAGACAGCCGTTCATTCGGTAAGGATCCTAAAAAAGTCGATAGTCTTGGTCGTCAGGTTGTTGCAGGTATGATGGATTCAGGTATCACTACAACGCTCAAACATTTTCCAGGTAACGGTCGAAGTGATGTTGATCCACACGTTGAAACATCGTCTGTTGAAGCGGACAAGCTTGACCTTGAAAACAGTGATATCTATCCTTTCAAGCAAATGATTAAAGATGTGGATAATGATCAATTCTTTGTCATGGTAACCCATATCAAGTACCCGGCTTATGACAAAGAAAACCCTGCCAGTATTTCAAAAGTGATCATGACAGATTTATTAAAGAAACAGCTTGGCTTTAAAGGTCTAGTTGTCACAGATGACCTAGAAATGGGAGCTGTTAACAAATACTTCACTTATGAAGATTTAGGAGCACAAGCCATCGCAGCCGGAGCAGACCTCCTACTCGTCTGCCACACACTAGAAAACCAAAAAGCCGTATTCAACGGAATTTTAAAAGCAGTAGAATCGAAGGAAATATCTGAAGAAAGAATTGACGATGCTGTGAGGAAGATTTTGACGCATAAGCTTAGTCGGCAGTAA
- a CDS encoding CAP domain-containing protein — protein MRFSKIAFSLVLSVVLILTLYTPGKAEASSKGTAVNAGEYLLYLLNDFNKKINSGEIYDIDAQYDALSNQIKKTERAIGRVSGSSTRKSLQAKYVRPAKVARERVIYEVSQFRLLKAIGKNAIANKVSVVNSDLQKLDRLKRRAVEIKKAGNYAAVPGSINKQLESIEVPLKNNTFAIPDPAVSFTINNYELDVLLLVNMERHENGIKPLTIHKKLSAVARKKSNDMYASNYFSLYSSKYGSIEDLLERYGLTSGGGSYGVNIAKNWGSARKTVSELLNSSQNREILLQNDISYSGVGVDHDHVTILHIAN, from the coding sequence ATGAGATTTTCGAAAATCGCATTTAGTTTGGTTTTAAGTGTAGTTCTAATTCTAACTCTTTACACTCCAGGTAAGGCTGAGGCATCATCAAAGGGAACTGCTGTTAATGCAGGGGAGTACCTTCTTTATTTGTTAAATGATTTTAATAAAAAAATTAACAGTGGCGAAATCTATGATATTGATGCACAGTACGATGCACTATCTAATCAAATCAAGAAAACGGAAAGAGCAATTGGAAGAGTTTCAGGATCTAGTACACGTAAATCTTTACAAGCAAAATATGTAAGACCTGCAAAGGTTGCAAGAGAGCGTGTTATTTATGAAGTGTCTCAATTTAGATTACTTAAGGCAATTGGAAAGAACGCAATCGCAAACAAGGTAAGCGTAGTAAATAGTGATTTACAGAAGCTTGATCGCTTAAAAAGAAGAGCGGTGGAGATTAAGAAAGCTGGTAACTATGCAGCTGTACCAGGATCAATCAATAAACAATTGGAAAGTATCGAAGTTCCTTTAAAAAATAATACGTTTGCCATTCCAGATCCAGCTGTAAGCTTTACGATTAACAATTACGAGCTTGATGTGCTATTGCTAGTTAATATGGAACGCCACGAAAATGGAATTAAACCATTAACAATACATAAAAAGCTAAGCGCAGTAGCAAGAAAGAAATCAAACGATATGTATGCAAGTAATTACTTTTCTCTTTATTCTTCAAAATATGGCTCAATTGAAGACCTATTAGAACGCTACGGCTTAACATCAGGCGGTGGAAGCTACGGTGTGAATATCGCCAAAAATTGGGGATCTGCACGTAAAACTGTTTCAGAATTACTAAACAGCTCACAAAACAGAGAGATTTTACTCCAAAATGACATTAGTTACTCTGGTGTTGGCGTTGATCATGACCATGTAACAATACTGCATATTGCAAACTAA
- a CDS encoding lamin tail domain-containing protein — protein sequence MLTVVLITCTVSTTYANTAANQAKSNGERLLERLATFEETIASGEIRAIDSQYDALSNEIKKTELSIGKVSGKSNRDYLNNTYVKPAKIARERVIYEVSQYRLLLIIENQVYEDNVEKAKANLEKLERLKKRAVEIKKAGGYEALPEAVDFDLRYTEDYLAGIITPRGIYISDVDLEWESVTVMNDTNETVDISGWYLISEEGNQRYDFPEGSTMEAGYYIAVLSGPDAYDGAYEQLWTTSYMWNNNGDAALLYNADGELVSEYR from the coding sequence ATGCTGACCGTTGTGCTTATCACATGTACTGTAAGCACGACATATGCAAATACGGCAGCGAATCAAGCAAAAAGCAATGGTGAAAGATTATTAGAAAGGCTAGCAACTTTTGAGGAAACAATAGCTTCAGGTGAAATTAGGGCAATTGATAGTCAATATGATGCACTATCAAATGAGATTAAAAAGACTGAGCTTTCAATTGGAAAAGTGTCAGGTAAATCAAATCGTGACTATTTAAATAATACATATGTTAAACCAGCCAAAATTGCAAGAGAGCGTGTTATTTATGAAGTTTCTCAGTATAGATTACTCTTGATTATTGAAAATCAAGTTTACGAAGATAATGTAGAGAAAGCTAAAGCAAACCTTGAAAAGTTGGAGAGATTAAAGAAACGTGCTGTAGAAATTAAGAAGGCTGGTGGATATGAAGCTCTTCCAGAAGCTGTTGATTTTGACTTAAGATATACAGAAGACTATTTAGCAGGCATTATTACACCACGAGGCATTTATATTTCAGATGTTGACCTTGAGTGGGAGTCTGTTACTGTTATGAATGATACAAACGAAACAGTTGATATTTCAGGCTGGTACTTAATCAGTGAAGAAGGCAATCAACGCTATGATTTTCCAGAAGGCTCAACAATGGAAGCTGGCTACTACATAGCTGTCCTATCAGGTCCAGATGCTTATGATGGCGCTTATGAACAACTATGGACAACAAGCTATATGTGGAATAATAATGGAGATGCTGCATTGTTATATAATGCTGACGGTGAACTTGTTAGCGAATATAGATAA
- a CDS encoding TcaA NTF2-like domain-containing protein translates to MKIEGFDIIKKLFSTNNGLTVYVVKQNNQLSILRLADYSNNKDGLTQSKWYEIYEDYQLNITNYKNLPRVSTISMLNDSQVYALVDYEEGKPLSDLGQLGLDATHQLIAAVRHLHSKKFVHGAIIPENIWMTNDGKVILYGAGEYKALESAKEHRQSSDIKQLSSLIQSYSNIDEGDLEKLTIDNPTSVDELESMLANAKEAERKPEKPTGGLVEKEKPKPTKEVSTPTDVEEKKEQPKVEQVEPQKPVTEEQQEQPNRSEQNEQEKTRYVKPKNKFVSTLKKLGIGVVSVLALLFVIGLVVDSDDTNTSVEPAQTEVANEVAEEETNAAEVAPEETEPAEPVQQEKPVPSFTQEQVVGFMNQYSAASIQAVNDRNFAVVENLIDPSGDTYNTQREYIDYLESKGITEEIISFQVDDFTKVDASTYKVSTYEQYYIYYQDGSVNEKGFNSSYIIKVLADNSLAVNKLLYTEETYSETVREATDYSYEEDSYYEDTFYSEDTSAYLAGTDSYPVESLDDSGAIESAVRLHYGSISSDDFDTAYNLFSSKRKSKVTQKGWVKGLQANMYDELTYIEVQQIEDNKGRAYIEMTSYDDNSDGTTLVQQWSGYWNLVKESGRWTLDDPELSKVGSWVEAQ, encoded by the coding sequence GTGAAAATAGAAGGTTTTGACATCATAAAGAAGCTGTTTTCAACGAATAACGGCTTAACAGTCTATGTAGTAAAGCAAAACAATCAACTCTCAATCCTTCGTCTTGCTGATTATTCTAATAACAAAGACGGACTCACTCAAAGTAAATGGTACGAAATCTATGAGGACTATCAGCTGAATATTACAAATTATAAAAACTTGCCCCGTGTTTCAACAATCTCAATGCTAAACGATTCTCAAGTGTATGCATTGGTTGATTACGAGGAAGGTAAACCTTTATCAGATCTAGGTCAGCTAGGTCTTGATGCTACACACCAACTAATAGCGGCTGTTCGTCATTTGCATAGCAAAAAATTTGTTCATGGAGCCATTATTCCTGAAAACATTTGGATGACTAACGATGGAAAAGTGATTCTATACGGAGCAGGAGAGTATAAAGCATTAGAAAGTGCTAAAGAGCACCGTCAATCATCTGATATTAAACAGCTTTCATCACTTATCCAAAGCTACTCCAATATTGATGAAGGTGATCTTGAAAAGCTAACAATTGATAACCCAACGTCCGTTGATGAGCTTGAGTCGATGTTGGCTAATGCGAAAGAAGCAGAGAGAAAACCTGAAAAACCAACAGGTGGATTAGTTGAGAAAGAGAAGCCAAAGCCAACAAAAGAAGTATCAACACCTACTGATGTTGAAGAAAAGAAGGAACAACCAAAAGTAGAACAGGTTGAGCCACAAAAGCCGGTTACTGAGGAGCAACAAGAACAACCTAACCGTTCAGAACAAAATGAGCAGGAGAAAACGAGATACGTTAAACCGAAAAATAAATTTGTTTCGACGCTGAAGAAGCTCGGAATTGGCGTCGTATCAGTGCTAGCATTGTTATTTGTTATCGGGTTAGTTGTTGATTCTGATGATACGAATACATCAGTTGAACCAGCTCAAACAGAAGTAGCAAATGAAGTGGCAGAAGAGGAGACAAATGCTGCTGAAGTAGCGCCCGAAGAAACGGAGCCAGCTGAACCAGTTCAGCAGGAAAAACCTGTCCCATCCTTCACACAAGAACAAGTTGTAGGCTTTATGAATCAATATTCAGCTGCCTCGATTCAAGCTGTAAATGACCGAAACTTTGCCGTTGTGGAAAACCTAATTGATCCTAGTGGGGACACCTATAACACACAAAGAGAATATATCGATTATCTAGAAAGTAAAGGAATTACGGAGGAAATCATAAGTTTTCAGGTTGATGACTTTACTAAAGTTGATGCATCTACCTACAAAGTTTCAACATATGAACAGTATTATATTTATTATCAAGATGGCTCTGTGAATGAAAAAGGATTTAATAGCTCTTATATTATTAAAGTATTAGCAGACAATAGCTTAGCCGTTAATAAACTATTATATACGGAAGAAACATATTCTGAAACGGTTCGAGAAGCAACTGACTATTCGTATGAAGAAGATTCTTATTATGAAGATACGTTCTATTCAGAGGATACATCTGCTTACCTTGCAGGAACAGACTCATACCCTGTAGAATCTTTAGATGATAGTGGTGCGATTGAAAGTGCTGTACGTCTACATTATGGTAGTATTAGTAGTGATGATTTTGATACAGCTTATAATCTATTTTCTTCAAAACGGAAAAGTAAAGTAACTCAAAAAGGCTGGGTAAAAGGACTTCAAGCAAATATGTATGATGAGCTTACGTATATTGAAGTACAGCAAATAGAAGATAACAAAGGAAGGGCATATATTGAGATGACTTCTTATGATGATAATTCAGATGGAACAACTTTAGTTCAACAATGGTCAGGTTATTGGAATCTTGTGAAAGAAAGTGGCCGTTGGACTTTGGATGATCCAGAACTAAGTAAAGTAGGTTCATGGGTGGAGGCGCAATGA
- a CDS encoding L,D-transpeptidase family protein, whose product MKKIGIILLFVIGCFLGLQQPAQAAGNDQFIIINKATNKLAFFDNWKLVKVFDVATGRKDSYTPEGRFRIVNKIKNRPYYTKNIPGGDPRNPLGDRWLGLDARGTYGTTYAIHGNSNESSIGRYVSSGCVRMHNSEVRWLFSQVELYTTVVITNSSSSFEELAVKHNYLSPDVLNKVNAQKAGNALLNELSNYQAAMNAGSVTNMNSLYDRFTKQLKATEIAIGKVSGKSNRDQLEATYVRPAKVAVERTIYEISQYRLLKTVEEHLSKNKLTHAENEIAKLAGLKRRAIAIKNAGNYEALNPKIGRSLQSLEATVQGTITQISLTHFNQAIGSANIANVNNLYDSFTRKIRTTEVAIGQVYGSANRKALNDQYITPAKIAVERTIYEVSIYRLLLKIDVLISSNKIDQAKSELSKLDRLKRRAIEIKQAGGYRSLPGRISSDLTKLEENLRAKL is encoded by the coding sequence TTGAAGAAAATCGGGATAATTTTACTTTTTGTGATCGGATGTTTTTTAGGATTACAACAACCAGCGCAGGCAGCAGGAAATGACCAATTTATCATTATTAACAAAGCAACTAACAAACTAGCATTTTTTGATAACTGGAAGCTTGTAAAAGTATTTGATGTAGCAACCGGAAGAAAGGACTCATACACTCCTGAGGGCAGATTTCGAATTGTAAATAAAATCAAAAACCGTCCTTATTATACGAAAAACATACCTGGCGGAGATCCGCGTAACCCATTAGGAGACCGCTGGCTTGGATTAGATGCAAGAGGTACATATGGAACAACATATGCCATTCACGGCAACAGTAACGAAAGCTCGATTGGAAGATATGTTAGCTCTGGTTGTGTGAGAATGCACAATAGCGAAGTACGCTGGCTATTTTCGCAAGTTGAGTTATACACAACAGTTGTGATCACAAATTCAAGTTCATCTTTTGAAGAGCTTGCAGTGAAGCATAACTATTTATCTCCAGATGTACTCAATAAAGTGAATGCTCAAAAAGCAGGCAACGCCCTTCTTAATGAATTATCAAATTACCAAGCAGCAATGAATGCTGGCTCTGTTACAAATATGAATAGCCTATATGACCGCTTTACAAAACAATTAAAAGCAACAGAAATCGCAATTGGAAAAGTTAGTGGAAAAAGCAACCGTGATCAGCTTGAAGCAACCTATGTTCGCCCTGCTAAAGTAGCTGTGGAACGAACCATTTATGAAATATCTCAATATCGACTATTAAAGACCGTTGAGGAGCACCTTTCAAAAAATAAATTAACACATGCAGAAAATGAGATCGCAAAGCTAGCCGGCTTAAAACGACGCGCTATTGCCATCAAAAATGCTGGTAATTATGAAGCGCTAAACCCTAAAATTGGCCGATCACTTCAATCTCTTGAAGCAACTGTTCAAGGCACGATTACACAAATATCTCTTACCCACTTTAATCAAGCCATCGGTAGTGCCAACATAGCGAATGTGAATAATCTATACGATTCCTTCACACGCAAAATTAGAACAACAGAGGTAGCCATTGGTCAGGTATACGGAAGCGCCAATCGTAAAGCACTTAATGATCAATACATCACTCCTGCCAAAATCGCAGTGGAAAGAACCATTTATGAAGTATCGATTTATCGCCTATTACTAAAAATTGATGTGTTAATCTCATCTAATAAAATCGATCAAGCCAAGAGCGAGCTTTCAAAACTAGACCGACTCAAGCGCCGTGCGATCGAAATTAAGCAAGCAGGCGGCTATAGAAGCCTACCAGGTCGTATTTCTTCAGACCTAACTAAGCTAGAAGAAAACTTACGAGCAAAACTATAG
- a CDS encoding 5'-nucleotidase C-terminal domain-containing protein: MKKTKKVSQVVATSAIITAAFVAAGPQVEAASNVQSAVAEAHVSANKLVKFYDVRNQQKVTISTDFSTAYAKASEDIKKAEKAVQQLKDGSEKKNLTAQLNVAKDKLLKAARIIDAIKTGQDLQTLQETLNGLVEADTLNTELVDAYHALSLQMSKAERVFSKVYGEGNRQVIRDAFLVDAKIAKETVIYEVSMHTLQNQIDQLLVDNKIDEAKAAYEKLNRLETRAVKIKEAGNKLHPGKYPDLPEMAKKAKERKDKIKENLPFELSLMHTNDTHAHIENIAKFVTAVNEVREENPEALLLNAGDVFSGTLYFNEFKGQADLEFMNLVKYDLMTFGNHEFDLGSSPEGHKALADFVKGAEFPFVSTNVDFSADENMKNLFHDEITEEPANGQAYSGVIKEVNGEKVGFFGLTTEETATLSSPGSVVFEDYIAEAEKAVAAFEAEGINKIVAITHIGYDDNVEYDNDLELAKMVDGIDIIVGGHSHTKLDTGTVVNKDEAGVEKDPTLIVQASQYGEYLGTVDVEFNNEGIITNEAAQLIKVADKVENAEAAELLKKYSDQIATIRDTSTGATAAKELANPRTTAEDPTAPSVRNSETELGNLITDGMLAKAKQFKPNTVIAMQNSGGIRASIDAGEITLGDVLTVLPFGNTLATMNLTGAEILTALEHSVGQAPNESGGFLHVSGMKFTYDSSKPKGERVVTVEVEETEGNFVQLDPAKEYAIATNAFTAKGGDGYTVFADAYAAGRVTDLGLSDWENLRDYVANLVTVEPVIEGRIVDVAE, from the coding sequence ATGAAAAAAACAAAAAAAGTATCACAAGTAGTAGCTACTTCAGCAATTATCACAGCAGCTTTTGTCGCAGCAGGTCCACAGGTGGAGGCAGCATCAAACGTTCAAAGCGCTGTCGCAGAGGCACATGTTTCAGCGAACAAGCTAGTGAAGTTTTATGATGTGAGAAATCAACAAAAAGTTACGATTTCAACTGACTTTTCTACAGCATATGCAAAAGCAAGTGAAGATATTAAAAAAGCTGAAAAAGCGGTGCAGCAACTAAAAGATGGTTCAGAAAAGAAGAATCTAACAGCACAGCTTAATGTAGCCAAAGATAAATTGTTAAAAGCAGCTAGAATCATTGATGCAATTAAAACTGGACAAGATCTACAAACATTACAAGAGACGTTAAACGGACTAGTGGAAGCTGATACATTAAATACAGAGCTTGTTGACGCGTATCATGCATTATCCTTACAAATGAGCAAAGCGGAAAGAGTATTCAGTAAGGTGTACGGTGAAGGAAATCGACAAGTAATCCGCGACGCATTTTTAGTAGATGCAAAAATTGCAAAAGAAACGGTTATTTACGAAGTTTCTATGCATACCCTACAAAATCAAATTGATCAATTATTAGTAGACAATAAAATAGATGAAGCGAAGGCTGCTTACGAAAAGCTCAATCGCTTAGAAACAAGAGCCGTTAAGATTAAAGAAGCAGGAAATAAACTACACCCAGGTAAGTACCCGGATCTACCTGAAATGGCGAAAAAAGCAAAAGAACGCAAAGACAAGATCAAAGAAAATCTTCCATTTGAATTATCTCTTATGCACACAAATGATACACATGCACACATCGAAAACATCGCAAAGTTTGTAACAGCTGTGAATGAAGTAAGAGAGGAAAATCCAGAAGCACTTTTACTAAATGCAGGAGATGTTTTCTCTGGAACTCTATACTTCAATGAATTCAAAGGACAAGCAGACCTTGAATTTATGAATCTTGTAAAATATGATCTTATGACGTTTGGTAACCATGAATTCGACCTTGGCTCAAGCCCTGAAGGACATAAGGCATTAGCTGATTTCGTAAAAGGTGCCGAGTTCCCATTTGTTAGCACGAACGTTGACTTTTCAGCGGATGAGAACATGAAGAACCTATTTCATGATGAAATTACTGAAGAGCCTGCTAATGGTCAAGCTTATAGTGGTGTTATCAAAGAAGTTAACGGTGAAAAAGTTGGTTTCTTCGGTTTAACTACAGAAGAAACAGCTACTCTCTCAAGCCCAGGTAGCGTTGTTTTTGAAGATTACATTGCTGAAGCGGAAAAAGCAGTTGCGGCATTTGAAGCAGAAGGTATTAACAAAATCGTTGCGATTACACATATCGGCTATGATGACAATGTAGAATATGATAATGACCTTGAGCTTGCGAAAATGGTAGATGGTATTGACATTATCGTTGGTGGTCATAGTCATACGAAGCTAGACACTGGAACTGTTGTTAACAAAGACGAAGCAGGTGTGGAAAAGGATCCAACTTTAATTGTTCAAGCTAGCCAATACGGTGAATATCTAGGTACTGTAGATGTTGAATTTAATAATGAAGGTATCATCACAAATGAAGCAGCTCAATTAATTAAAGTAGCAGACAAAGTAGAAAATGCAGAAGCAGCAGAATTGCTGAAAAAATACTCAGATCAAATTGCTACAATCAGAGACACTTCAACAGGTGCAACAGCAGCAAAAGAACTAGCAAATCCACGTACAACAGCTGAAGATCCAACAGCACCAAGTGTACGTAACAGTGAGACAGAATTAGGTAACTTGATCACAGATGGTATGCTAGCTAAAGCGAAACAATTTAAGCCAAATACAGTCATTGCGATGCAAAATAGTGGCGGAATTCGTGCTTCTATTGATGCAGGTGAAATTACGTTAGGTGATGTGTTAACCGTATTACCATTTGGAAACACACTAGCAACAATGAACCTAACTGGAGCGGAAATCTTAACTGCCCTTGAACACAGCGTAGGACAGGCACCAAACGAAAGTGGTGGATTCTTACATGTTTCAGGCATGAAATTCACTTATGATAGCAGCAAGCCAAAAGGTGAGCGTGTCGTAACAGTTGAAGTAGAAGAAACAGAAGGTAACTTCGTTCAACTTGACCCAGCAAAAGAATACGCAATCGCAACAAATGCCTTCACAGCAAAAGGTGGAGACGGCTATACAGTCTTCGCTGATGCGTACGCTGCAGGACGCGTAACAGACTTAGGTTTATCTGATTGGGAGAACTTAAGAGATTATGTGGCGAATCTTGTGACGGTTGAACCAGTGATTGAAGGTCGTATTGTGGATGTAGCGGAATAA
- a CDS encoding N-acetylmuramoyl-L-alanine amidase, with product MKNRHIFTAMFLTVLLCVVGYISPSNVSAATSYTSVEKLVSEAEEDAEALKSYYNLSSSKQINISSSFMSVYDESKASINEAQTAIYNLSDSRKSDLQKRLNAANVYRLRAAYLIDSVTNGDTLRKYMQQFESAINKGQISEINSQYDKYSTQLKKVEATIGKVYGSTSRRILLDYYITPAKVAKERVIYEVSQFRLLNKINTYITQGSLTQANSNFAVLQRLKNRAVEIKKAGNYANVPTSITQSLLQTEQKLKKDYAAGGNSGSSPVEAVVTASALNVRSEPSLDSDVVGKLYNGDSVTVYKFVGDWAQIKVNGTVCYVHKNYLVIGSSQETGDALLSGKVIGIDPGHGGKDSGAVGFGLKEKDIVLDVGLKVQKLLEAEGAKVVMTRKDDTFLELQDRAKVANNAKTDIFISLHINAATSESANGTETYWNGNYESAASKKLAEKIQTRLIEKLGTRNRGVKDAGFYVIKYTTMPSVLAELGFISNEAEAARLKTSQFRDNAAEAILLGVLDYYK from the coding sequence TTGAAGAACCGACATATTTTCACGGCTATGTTTCTTACAGTCTTGTTATGTGTAGTTGGGTACATTTCTCCATCAAATGTATCGGCGGCAACTTCATACACATCGGTAGAGAAATTAGTCAGTGAAGCGGAAGAAGATGCAGAAGCCTTAAAATCGTATTATAATCTTAGTTCGTCAAAGCAAATTAATATTTCCTCCTCGTTTATGTCTGTTTATGACGAGTCAAAAGCTTCTATAAATGAGGCGCAAACAGCTATTTATAACTTAAGTGATTCTAGAAAAAGCGACTTACAAAAAAGATTAAATGCAGCTAATGTATATCGTCTTCGTGCTGCTTATTTAATTGATAGTGTAACAAACGGTGATACACTTCGTAAGTATATGCAACAGTTTGAGTCCGCTATTAATAAAGGACAAATCAGTGAGATTAATAGTCAATATGATAAGTATTCCACACAGTTAAAAAAGGTGGAAGCAACAATTGGTAAAGTGTACGGATCAACATCTCGCCGTATTCTTCTTGATTATTACATAACACCTGCAAAAGTTGCTAAGGAACGCGTTATTTACGAAGTTTCTCAATTTCGATTATTAAACAAAATCAATACGTACATTACTCAAGGAAGTTTAACACAAGCAAATAGCAATTTTGCTGTTTTACAAAGGTTGAAAAATAGAGCAGTAGAAATTAAAAAAGCTGGTAATTATGCAAACGTACCAACCTCTATTACACAATCTTTACTTCAAACTGAACAAAAGCTGAAGAAAGATTATGCAGCTGGTGGAAACTCAGGTTCATCTCCAGTTGAAGCAGTAGTCACAGCTAGTGCGTTAAATGTTCGTTCAGAGCCGTCATTAGATTCAGATGTTGTCGGGAAGCTTTATAATGGAGACAGTGTAACAGTATATAAGTTTGTTGGTGATTGGGCACAAATTAAGGTGAATGGTACCGTTTGTTATGTGCATAAAAATTACCTTGTTATCGGTTCTTCTCAAGAAACAGGAGACGCGTTGTTATCGGGTAAAGTAATTGGCATTGACCCTGGTCATGGTGGTAAGGATTCCGGTGCTGTAGGCTTTGGCCTTAAAGAAAAGGATATTGTGCTGGATGTTGGCTTAAAGGTACAGAAGTTGCTTGAAGCTGAGGGTGCAAAGGTCGTCATGACAAGAAAAGATGATACGTTCTTGGAACTACAAGATCGGGCAAAGGTTGCAAATAATGCGAAAACTGATATCTTCATCAGTTTGCACATTAATGCTGCCACTAGTGAATCGGCTAATGGAACAGAAACATATTGGAACGGAAATTATGAAAGTGCTGCGAGTAAAAAGTTAGCAGAAAAAATTCAAACTAGATTAATAGAAAAGCTAGGTACTAGAAATCGCGGAGTAAAAGATGCTGGTTTCTATGTGATTAAGTATACGACTATGCCTAGCGTACTGGCTGAGCTTGGTTTTATTTCGAACGAAGCTGAAGCAGCTAGACTAAAAACGAGCCAATTCCGTGATAATGCAGCGGAAGCAATCTTATTGGGAGTTTTGGATTATTATAAGTAG